The Sphingomonas sp. KR3-1 genomic interval AGACCAGCATCGACGGCAGGCCGAGCAGCACGAAGCCGCGCAGCCCGGTGCTGCGGTCCCAGCCCGCGCGGAAGGCGCCGAGGATGCCCTGCCCGGGCTGCGCGGCATAGGCCGGACCAGCGAGCCAGGTGCGTGCGAGCACGAACAGCGCGGGCAGGATCAGCCAGGAGCCGATCGAGAAGGCCAGGTTCGCCAGCAGGCTGAGCGCGAAGAAGCCTGGGAAGCGGCGAATCGCGAGCAGCAGCACTTCGCCCAGCGTGCGCCCGCCGCCCTGGAGGAACAGGTTGAACACCGCGAAGCTGCCGAAATCGATCGCGACGCTGATCAGGAGGAGCGGCAGCAGGTTGGCGTCGTAGAAGGCGGTCAGCACCTCGGCGAGCTTCTTGCTGTCCTCGATGCCGGCGAGATCCAGCCGCGCGAGCAGCAGCGCGGCGCCAAGCACCGGCACGACGAAGAACAGGCCCCCCAGCGCGACGAGCAGCTCGCGCTCGGCGCGCCAAAGGGAAACGGCATCGGCAAGGATGCCGCGACTGGTGAAACTCATACGTGCAATACGCCTTCGCGCAGCCCGGCCTCGGCCGCAAGGGCCAGATAGAGTTTCGCGGTGAAGGCCGGGACCAGCACGGTGAACCCGGTCTGCACCGCGGCGACGACGATCGAGGTCAGCACGCCCGCGAGCGAGATGCCGTCGGTGCCGCCGCCCGCGACCAGCGCGAAGATGCTGCCGAACACCATGTTGGCGGCGAGCGCCGACACCCAGGAGACCAGCACAAAGAGCAGGATCACGCCGATGATCCGCCAGGTCATGCCGCGGGTAAGCGTCCACGACTGGCGCAGCGCCGAGAACATCCGCCGCTCGCGCACGATCACCGGATTGACGACAAACAGCCGGGCGGCGAACCACAGCAGCAGCGCGATCAGCACCAGCGCGTAAAGCGCGATGCCGGTGCCCATCGTCGGCGAAATCTCGGTGACCTCGCCGCGTGCGATCGCGGTCATGTCATAGCCGGCGAGCTGCAGCGCGAGCGGGATCGGCAGTGCCAGCACGAAGATGGCCGCGAACAGCAGCAGCGAGACGGCCAGCGCCGGCAGCAGCCGCGCCCGACCGATCGCGCCGGCGGTCCGGCCGTCGGCGATCTCGAGCGCCATCGCCGCGATGGTGAGCGAGCCCCAGAGCGAGAGGATGCCGAAGGCGAGCTGGACGAGGCGCAGCAGCAGCGTCAGCTGGAAGCTGCCGCCGGCCAGCGCGGACTGAAAGCTGCTCTGGATCGAGGCGGGCACGAAAAAGGCGAGCAGCGCCACGGGCAGCACTGCGTGCAGATTGTCGCTCAGAAACTCCGCCGTCCGATCCCAGACGGTGCCGATCTTCGCCATCCGACCCTTTTCCTCCCTCGGCGCGGTGTTAGCGGGCGCACCCTAGGTTGCCAATGCTTGCGCAATCGCTTCCGCATGCGCAATTCGCACGCATGACCAAGGATATCGAATGGCGGGTCGCGCCCGAGCCGATCGAATATGGCGCCGCACTCGCCGAGATGGAGGCGCATGTCGCAGCACTTACCGCAGGCACCGCGCCCGAGCGGATCTGGCTGCTCGAGCACCCGCCCGTCTACACCGCCGGCACCAGCGCGACCGATGCGCGCGAGCTGGTCGATGCGCGCTTCCCGGTGTTCCGCACCGGGCGCGGCGGGCGCTACACCTATCACGGGCCCGGCCAGCGCATCGGCTACCTGATGCTCGACCTGCGCAATCGCAGGCGCGACGTGCGCGGCTATGTCCATGCCGTGGAGGGCTGGGTGATCGCGGCGCTGGGCGAATTGGGCATCGAGGCATTCCGCGCCGAGGGTCGGATCGGCATATGGACGCTCGACGCGCAGGGCCAGGAAGCCAAGATCGGCGCGATCGGCGTGCGCATCCGGCAATGGGTGACGATGCACGGCTTTGCGGTCAATCTCTCGCCAAACCTCAACGATTTCAATGGGATCGTACCCTGTGGCATCGCCGAGTTCCCGGTGACCAGCGCCGCCGCATTGGGGGTTGCGGCAACACCGCAGCAATTCGATTTAGCTCTGCGCGCCACATTCTTGCCATTTTTGGAGGCTCTCTCCTGAGCCGAGGTCAAATTCGAGTCTTGAGGGGTTTGCCCGAACCGTCTAATGTCCACTCCGGTTTGGGTATTAAGCGGCGTAACCGTAATCCAGATCCATTATCTAGGGAGCTTTCTACATGCGTGCAGTCATTTCGAAGATCGTTGCAGGTTCGATGATCGCCGGCGCGGCCCTCCTGGCCTCGGCGTGCACCAGCAATGAGTCGACCAACGTGACCAACACCACCACCGAGGTCGTTCCGACCGAGAACGTGACCACCGACACGATGGTCACCAACATCGACGCCGCCGCCACCGAGAACGGCGCCGTGGTCGAGAACACCACCACCACCACGACGACCAACACCACCAACGCGATGTAATTCGCGCCCTGTTGGGTGTTACGAAAGGGCCGTCCGGGCGACCGGGCGGCCTTTTCACATGCGCTTTTGCGATGAAATGCCGGCATGGCACGCCCCGTATGGTAAAAAAGGGCTTCTGCCGGGAATCGAAACACCGTAACCCCTCCCCACGGGGTTCAACTGGTAGTTTTCGAGGGCAACATGCTCGCATCGCGTATCGCACTTGTCGTGGCCGGGGGGATCGGCCTGTTCGCGTCCGTGCCCGCTTCGGCACAGTTCTTCCTCAAGCCGGCCAATCTCGACAGCGGCCGCGTCACCGGCGAGGAGCCGGGGATGACCGGACCCGCGCTGCCCGGCGCCACTGCCGGCGAGCTGCGCGCCGCGCTCGCCTGGAACCTGCGCGCCGCGCTCAACGTCGCCGCGCTCCAGTGCCAGTTCGAGCCGACGCTGCTTTCGGTCGACAATTACAATTCGCTGATCAAGGATCACGCGATCGAGCTGCGGGACTCATACGCTACGCTCGAGAAATATTTTGAACGAGCGTACAAGAACAAGAAGCAGGGCCAGCTAGAGCTCGACAAGTATGGCACCCGCATCTATTCGGGATTTTCCACGGTCCAAGGGCAGCTTTCTTTCTGCCAGACGGCTGCCGCAATCGGCCATGACGCCGTCTTCGTGAAGCCCGGCAAGTTCACCGATCTTGCGCTCGACCGCATCAAGGAACTGCGTGCGAGCCTGGGCCCCTGGGGCGAGCAATATCGCCCGTCGCGCTACATGATCACCGGCATGGGCGTGACCCGCATGCCGCCTTTCGGCGACAACAAGTGCTGGAAGAAGGGCATGTACCAGGCGAAGAAGTGCGGGCCGCTGGCGCTGGATTGAGCTGTTATTTCCCCTCCCTGCAAAGAGGGGCCAGGGGTGGGTTAGAAAAGGCCGGGCTCGATGCCCGGCCTTTTCTTTTTCGGCTACCGGCTGGCTGGGCGCCCCCGGCCTTCGCCGGGGTCGCAACCCACCCCCTACCCCTCCCTTGCAGGGAGGGGAGCCAGGTCACCGCAGCCCCAGCATCTTGTGCGTCTGCAAGGTCAGCCGCCATTTCGGCCGCGCCATCGCGAAGGCGATCGCGGCCGCGATATTCTCCTCGGCCGCCACGCTGTCCATCGGCTGGATCAGGAAGTTGGCGAAGTCCCAGCCCTCGATCGCCTCGACATCGGTGCCCGGCTGCGGCCAGACCAGCTTGAGCTCGTCGCCCGAACGCTGGACGACCTCGCTGCCCGCCTTGGGGCTGATGCACACCCAGTCGATCCCCGGATGCGCAGCGATCGTGCCGTTGCTCTCGATCGCGATGCGGAAGCCGCGCGCATGCAGCGCGTCGACCAGCGCATCGTCGACCTGGAGCATCGGCTCGCCGCCGGTGAGCACGGCGAAGCGCGCCTCCCGCCCCTCGCCCCAGAATCCCTCGACCGCATCGGCCAGCGCGTCCGCATCGGCGAACTTGCCGCCGCCAAGGCCATCGGTGCCGACGAACTCGGTGT includes:
- a CDS encoding glycerophosphoryl diester phosphodiesterase membrane domain-containing protein, whose translation is MAKIGTVWDRTAEFLSDNLHAVLPVALLAFFVPASIQSSFQSALAGGSFQLTLLLRLVQLAFGILSLWGSLTIAAMALEIADGRTAGAIGRARLLPALAVSLLLFAAIFVLALPIPLALQLAGYDMTAIARGEVTEISPTMGTGIALYALVLIALLLWFAARLFVVNPVIVRERRMFSALRQSWTLTRGMTWRIIGVILLFVLVSWVSALAANMVFGSIFALVAGGGTDGISLAGVLTSIVVAAVQTGFTVLVPAFTAKLYLALAAEAGLREGVLHV
- the queE gene encoding 7-carboxy-7-deazaguanine synthase, with the translated sequence MTYSVKEMFLTLQGEGVNAGARAVFVRFAGCNLWTGREQDRASAICQFCDTEFVGTDGLGGGKFADADALADAVEGFWGEGREARFAVLTGGEPMLQVDDALVDALHARGFRIAIESNGTIAAHPGIDWVCISPKAGSEVVQRSGDELKLVWPQPGTDVEAIEGWDFANFLIQPMDSVAAEENIAAAIAFAMARPKWRLTLQTHKMLGLR
- the lipB gene encoding lipoyl(octanoyl) transferase LipB, which produces MTKDIEWRVAPEPIEYGAALAEMEAHVAALTAGTAPERIWLLEHPPVYTAGTSATDARELVDARFPVFRTGRGGRYTYHGPGQRIGYLMLDLRNRRRDVRGYVHAVEGWVIAALGELGIEAFRAEGRIGIWTLDAQGQEAKIGAIGVRIRQWVTMHGFAVNLSPNLNDFNGIVPCGIAEFPVTSAAALGVAATPQQFDLALRATFLPFLEALS